Proteins co-encoded in one Echeneis naucrates chromosome 22, fEcheNa1.1, whole genome shotgun sequence genomic window:
- the LOC115035700 gene encoding serine/threonine-protein phosphatase PP1-beta catalytic subunit isoform X1 codes for MAEGELNVDSLISRLLEGEQLLTVPCFSSPVRGCRPGKIVQMTEAEVRGLCIKSREIFLSQPILLELEAPLKICGDIHGQYTDLLRLFEYGGFPPEANYLFLGDYVDRGKQSLETICLLLAYKIKYPENFFLLRGNHECASINRIYGFYDECKRRFNIKLWKTFTDCFNCLPIAAIIDEKIFCCHGGLSPDLQSMEQIRRIMRPTDVPDTGLLCDLLWSDPDKDVQGWGENDRGVSFTFGADVVSKFLNRHDLDLICRAHQVVEDGYEFFAKRQLVTLFSAPNYCGEFDNAGGMMSVDESLMCSFQILKPSEKKAKYQYGGVNSGRPVTPPRTTQAPKKR; via the exons ATGGCGGAGGGTGAATTGAACGTGGACAGCCTCATCTCTCGGCTCCTGGAAGGTGAACAACT ACTGACAGTTCCTTGCTTCTCCTCTCCAGTGCGGGGATGTCGCCCGGGGAAGATTGTTCAGATGACCGAGGCAGAGGTCCGGGGCCTCTGCATCAAATCCAGGGAGATCTTCCTAAGTCAGCCCAttctgctggagctggaggcgCCCCTGAAGATCTGTG GTGACATACATGGGCAGTACACAGATCTGCTGAGGCTGTTTGAGTATGGTGGCTTCCCTCCAGAGGCAAACTACCTCTTCCTGGGTGACTATGTGGACAGAGGGAAGCAGTCCCTGGAAACCATCTGCCTCCTGCTGGCCTACAAGATCAAATACCCAGAGAACTTTTTCCTGCTTAGGGGTAACCACGAGTGTGCTTCTATCAACCGCATCTATGGATTTTACGACGAGT GTAAGCGCAGGTTCAATATTAAGTTGTGGAAGACTTTCACTGACTGTTTCAACTGCCTCCCCATTGCTGCTATTATTGATGAGAAGATCTTCTGCTGCCATGGAG GACTCTCGCCTGATTTGCAGTCAATGGAGCAAATTCGCAGGATCATGAGACCAACAGATGTGCCTGATAcag gCTTGCTGTGTGACTTGTTGTGGTCAGACCCGGATAAGGATGTCCAAGGCTGGGGAGAGAACGACCGTGGGGTCTCTTTCACATTCGGGGCGGACGTGGTCAGCAAGTTCCTCAACCGCCATGACCTGGATCTCATATGCAGAGCTCATCAG GTTGTGGAGGATGGATACGAGTTCTTTGCCAAACGCCAACTGGTCACACTTTTCTCTGCTCCAAATTACTGCGGAGAGTTTGACAATGCAGGTGGCATGATGAGCGTCGATGAATCCCTCATGTGCTCCTTTCAG ATCCTAAAGCCCTCAGAGAAGAAGGCCAAGTACCAGTATGGTGGTGTAAATTCTGGTCGGCCCGTCACCCCACCCCGCACCACCCAAGCCCCCAAGAAGAGGTGA
- the LOC115035700 gene encoding serine/threonine-protein phosphatase PP1-beta catalytic subunit isoform X2, translating into MAEGELNVDSLISRLLEVRGCRPGKIVQMTEAEVRGLCIKSREIFLSQPILLELEAPLKICGDIHGQYTDLLRLFEYGGFPPEANYLFLGDYVDRGKQSLETICLLLAYKIKYPENFFLLRGNHECASINRIYGFYDECKRRFNIKLWKTFTDCFNCLPIAAIIDEKIFCCHGGLSPDLQSMEQIRRIMRPTDVPDTGLLCDLLWSDPDKDVQGWGENDRGVSFTFGADVVSKFLNRHDLDLICRAHQVVEDGYEFFAKRQLVTLFSAPNYCGEFDNAGGMMSVDESLMCSFQILKPSEKKAKYQYGGVNSGRPVTPPRTTQAPKKR; encoded by the exons ATGGCGGAGGGTGAATTGAACGTGGACAGCCTCATCTCTCGGCTCCTGGAAG TGCGGGGATGTCGCCCGGGGAAGATTGTTCAGATGACCGAGGCAGAGGTCCGGGGCCTCTGCATCAAATCCAGGGAGATCTTCCTAAGTCAGCCCAttctgctggagctggaggcgCCCCTGAAGATCTGTG GTGACATACATGGGCAGTACACAGATCTGCTGAGGCTGTTTGAGTATGGTGGCTTCCCTCCAGAGGCAAACTACCTCTTCCTGGGTGACTATGTGGACAGAGGGAAGCAGTCCCTGGAAACCATCTGCCTCCTGCTGGCCTACAAGATCAAATACCCAGAGAACTTTTTCCTGCTTAGGGGTAACCACGAGTGTGCTTCTATCAACCGCATCTATGGATTTTACGACGAGT GTAAGCGCAGGTTCAATATTAAGTTGTGGAAGACTTTCACTGACTGTTTCAACTGCCTCCCCATTGCTGCTATTATTGATGAGAAGATCTTCTGCTGCCATGGAG GACTCTCGCCTGATTTGCAGTCAATGGAGCAAATTCGCAGGATCATGAGACCAACAGATGTGCCTGATAcag gCTTGCTGTGTGACTTGTTGTGGTCAGACCCGGATAAGGATGTCCAAGGCTGGGGAGAGAACGACCGTGGGGTCTCTTTCACATTCGGGGCGGACGTGGTCAGCAAGTTCCTCAACCGCCATGACCTGGATCTCATATGCAGAGCTCATCAG GTTGTGGAGGATGGATACGAGTTCTTTGCCAAACGCCAACTGGTCACACTTTTCTCTGCTCCAAATTACTGCGGAGAGTTTGACAATGCAGGTGGCATGATGAGCGTCGATGAATCCCTCATGTGCTCCTTTCAG ATCCTAAAGCCCTCAGAGAAGAAGGCCAAGTACCAGTATGGTGGTGTAAATTCTGGTCGGCCCGTCACCCCACCCCGCACCACCCAAGCCCCCAAGAAGAGGTGA
- the manea gene encoding glycoprotein endo-alpha-1,2-mannosidase has product MARLRRKSCITLIALVLLVLIITVKVLTPEDSPFSSPVGAKLFPNRENDNRMPKENNNKAEHFKMNDSPKSERDEELEATLRKFPPPNYYVHAFYYTWYGNPRFDGKYIHWDHPQLPHWDFKVAQEYPQGRHSPPDDLGSNFYPSLGAYSSRDPSIIEAHMQQLRTAAIGVIAVSWYPPNTKDDNGEPTDDIVPLLLDVAQKYHIKVAFHIEPYKGRDEANMFSNIKYVIEKYGEHPAFFRYRTNTGKLLPLFYVYDSYLMNSEQWAKLLKHTESNSIRDTPYDAIFIALLVEEKHKRDILTAGFDGVYTYFATNGFSYGSTQRNWDSIKAFCEDNNLVFIPSVGPGYIDTSIRPWNFQNTRNRVNGKYYETSLSAALEARPDFISITSFNEWHEGTQVEMAIPKTSHTKYLDYLPNKPAIYLEITRKWAAIFGGERRKWQE; this is encoded by the exons ATGGCAAGGTTGAGGCGCAAATCTTGCATCACATTAATTGCTCTGGTGTTGCTTGTCCTCATCATAACAGTGAAAGTGCTCACACCTGAGGACTCTCCATTCAGCAGCCCTGTGGGCGCCAAGCTGTTTCCAAACAGAGAGAATGACAATCGCATGCcgaaagaaaacaacaataaagctgaacattttaaaatgaatgactcTCCGAAGTCAGAAAGAGATGAAGAGCTGGAGGCTACACTGAGGAAGTTTCCTCCTCCAAACTACTATGTCCACGCCTTCTACTACACATGGTATGGGAACCCCAGGTTTGATGGAAAATACATCCACTGGGACCATCCACAGCTGCCACACTGGGACTTTAAGGTGGCTCAGGAGTATCCGCAAGGAAGACACAGTCCACCTGATGACCTTGGGTCCAACTTCTATCCTTCTCTGGGAGCTTACAGTTCCAGGGACCCCTCCATTATAGAGGCTCATATGCAGCAGTTACGTACAGCAGCTATAG GTGTCATTGCTGTTTCCTGGTATCCTCCCAACACAAAAGATGATAACGGAGAGCCAACAGATGACATTGTGCCTTTGCTGCTGGATGTGGCACAGAAATACCATATTAAG GTAGCTTTTCACATTGAACCATACAAAGGGAGAGATGAAGCCAATATGTTCTCTAATATCAAATATGTCATCGAAAA ATATGGCGAGCATCCTGCTTTTTTCCGGTACCGGACAAACACTGGCAAGCTTCTTCCACTCTTCTATGTGTATGACTCATATCTGATGAACTCTGAGCAATGGGCCAAACTCCTAAAGCACACAGAGAGTAACAGTATCAGAGATACCCCATATGATGCAATCTTCATTGCCCTTCTGGTAGAGGAGAAACATAAGAGGGATATCCTGACAGCAGGCTTTGATGGTGTCTACACCTACTTTGCCACCAACGGGTTTTCCTACGGGTCAACACAACGGAACTGGGACTCTATTAAAGCGTTCTGTGAGGATAACAACCTGGTATTCATACCAAGTGTGGGCCCAGGATATATTGACACAAGCATTCGACCTTGGAACTTCCAAAACACTCGAAACCGTGTTAACGGCAAATATTATGAAACCTCACTGAGTGCTGCTTTAGAAGCAAGGCCGGATTTTATTTCTATAACATCTTTTAATGAATGGCATGAGGGGACGCAGGTTGAAATGGCAATTCCTAAAACAAGCCACACTAAGTATCTGGACTACCTGCCCAATAAACCTGCAATTTACCTGGAGATAACTCGCAAGTGGGCAGCAATATTTGGTGGTGAGCGACGGAAGTGGCAGGAATGA